In one Gracilinanus agilis isolate LMUSP501 chromosome 6, AgileGrace, whole genome shotgun sequence genomic region, the following are encoded:
- the LOC123252116 gene encoding TIP41-like protein, translating into MMIHGFQSSRQDFSFGPWKLTAAKTHIMKSADVEKLADELHMPSLPEMMFGDNVLRIQHVSGFGIEFNATDALKCVNNYEGVLKVACAEEWQESRTEGEHSQEFIRPYDWTYTTDYKGTLLGEALKLKVVPTTDHIDTEKLKAREQIKFFEEVLLFEDELHDHGVSSLSVKIRVIPSSFFLLLRFFLRIDGALIRMNDTRLYHEADKTYMLREYTSRESKIANLMYVPPALFTEPNEISQYLPVKEAVCEKLEFPERMDLNLAATQENTCTESK; encoded by the coding sequence ATGATGATCCACGGCTTCCAGAGCAGCCGCCAGGACTTCTCCTTCGGGCCCTGGAAGCTGACGGCGGCCAAGACGCACATCATGAAGTCGGCCGATGTGGAGAAATTAGCTGATGAGCTCCATATGCCATCTCTTCCTGAAATGATGTTTGGAGACAATGTTTTAAGAATCCAACATGTTTCTGGCTTTGGAATTGAGTTTAATGCAACTGATGCTTTAAAGTGTGTAAACAACTACGAAGGAGTACTCAAGGTGGCATGTGCTGAAGAATGGCAAGAGAGCAGGACGGAGGGTGAGCACTCCCAAGAGTTTATTAGACCATATGACTGGACCTATACAACAGATTACAAAGGAACATTACTTGGCGAAGCTCTTAAGTTAAAGGTTGTGCCTACGACAGATCATATAGACACAGAGAAATTGAAAGCCAGGGAACAGATTAAATTTTTTGAAGAAGTTCTGTTGTTTGAAGATGAACTTCATGATCATGGAGTTTCAAGCTTAAGTGTGAAAATTAGAGTGATACCTTCTAGCTTTTTCCTGTTACTGAGATTTTTCTTAAGAATTGATGGCGCGCTCATCAGGATGAATGACACAAGGCTCTACCATGAGGCTGACAAGACTTACATGTTAAGAGAATACACTTCAAGGGAGAGCAAAATAGCCAATTTAATGTATGTTCCACCAGCCCTTTTTACAGAGCCCAATGAAATATCACAATACCTACCTGTAAAAGAGGCAGTATGTGAGAAGCTGGAGTTTCCAGAAAGAATGGATCTTAACCTTGCGGCTACACAGGAAAATACATGCACGGAATCTAAATAA